GCTCCTTCGTCTGCTTGCTCCGCTTGAGGTTCTGCAGGATGTCATTGAATTGCATCATGCCCATGGGCGTCAGGCAGAACGCGCTGCGGGCGCTGCGGATCGCATTCACAAAGTCGTCGTAATCAGCCGGGGTCAGGTGGATTAGACGGTGGTGGATGTACtgtggggtggaggcgggggaggggaaggacagaggatgagaccggggggaggggagctgacTGGCATGGACGTGGTGGTCCTgggtctccccttccttcctaatGAGGACGGGTTCGGGGGGCCCCAAGTAGGCCGGCGCCCCTCCCTGCCGGGGATTACCTGCATGTAGGCCTGTTGGCAGCGCTGAACCAGCTGGTGGAAGGCGGGGGTGCGCAGGTGGGTGTGGGCGTGGGCCGGGTTCAACCGTTGCAGGGTCTCCATGACTATCTCCTGCAGGACGAACGGGCTCAACACCCCCTTGGCTGCCCCCATACAGAACTGGTGCACGTAGTTCACTCCTGGAGGCGAGGGGGAAAGAGGTCAAGGTGGACCCCCAACCCCTACTGCTGAactggccccggccccccccggcgggggcagtggggggctcctcccctcctcaggcCAGGGGTTGGTTTGAGTCGGCAGGGGTGCGGGGAAGGAGGCGGCGCCCTGTCAGGCCTAACCCGGAGGATGTCCGGCGGCCCTTACCCAGTTTGGCCGCCAGTCCCAGCAGCCACTTGACATCCTCCGTATAGGGAGGGCTGCGGGAGAAATTGTTGGGATGATCGTTGTGCGCCCGCCGGCCCAGCATCTCCAGCGCCAACATTcctgaggaagaagggggggcgggggtggggaatgaGGGGCAGCCCTTGCTGTGccctggccccttcccctcccaatagggggttccttaataataataataataataattgtggcatttgcgaagtgcttactatgggccaggcactgttctgagcgctagggtagagacagactaatcgggtcagacacaatccctgccccagatagggctcacggtcttaactcccattttacagatgaggggactgaggcacagagaaaattaagtgacttgcccaagagagcagagaggtggcacagccgggattagaaggcaggtccttctgactcccaagcccgtgcgctatcctctaagccacgccgcttctcacgccTCCTCCCTTTTCATCCGCCTACCCTCATTCATCCCTGcccagcttccccctcccctccccgacggGTAACTCGATTCCCTCTTCCGCCCCGCCACCCGACACGCGTCCGAAGACGCTCACCGACACGGTAGGCGGCATGCAGGTGGTGGAGGCTGTGAGGGCTGACGGGCTGGCTGTGGGTCTCCTCCTCGGGCGGGGGGAATCCCCCGCTCACCAACGGGCTCGGCTGGGCCGTCAGCGGGGGCAGGGAGGCCCCCTGAATGGCGGGGAAGGTGGAGGCGGCGTGGACACTGCCCACTGAGAGAAAGCACGGGTGGGATGGCGGCGGGTCTCTCTCGAGATGGCCACCTTCTTCCCCCCCGAACAGGACGGACGCTTCCCCTCCTACCAGGCTTTCTGACcttccctcgccccgcccccccccccccgaccccacctcccctcatcaATATCCCTCCCCGACTCACGAGCAACGCTGGCGGGGAGTGGGAGGCCAGACTCTGCGTGGTAGGGATGCACCGCAATTGGAGTTATGGAGGGCACGGGAAAAGACACGGCCGTGGCTGTGAGGGAGGGTGGGGTCACCGAATAGGGGTACTGAGCCCCTAAGAAAGCGGGGTGCACGCCCTGgagagagggttggagggggTCATTGGCATTTCCCCATCCACACGGTTCTGAGGccaccgtcctccctccctctgcccctcccccccctcggcccccactCCCCGAGCCCGTCTTACTCTCTGCTCcagccagctctctccctccccggccccccaaatCCACGACTCGCCCCCTCACCCCCTAGACTCACCTGTGGGTAAGCAGAGCTGGGCACGGGGAAGACCGCAGGACGTGGCatatggggaagggggtggcccaGGTATTGGGCGCTGCAGGGCAGATGGGTCTGCAGGGTGGTGTAGGGGTGCAAGCTGGGGGAGGGGCCGTGCCCTAGGCTCGGCCCCGGATACAGACTGGACCCGACCGAGATGACCGGCACCACCGTGGCCGCGGCCGTCACCGCGGCCGCCACCGTCACCGGCTCGGCCACGgggcccccccggccctcggccGGCCCCCGGGCGGCCTCCCCGGTCCCCCGGGCTCCGGGGGCGCTGCAGCCCGTGGCTCCCTCGCGCGTGGCGGCCATGCCGCCCACTGTCTGCTCATACAGCCAGAACCACTGGTGGGCCACTTCGAACAGCACCTCGGGATACACGCCCCCTCCCTTGGCTGCCTCTTCCACAGCCATGCAAGCTTTCTCCAGCATCAGGTTATCCTGGCGGACGGAGgacggacagagagagagacgggagagaAAAAAACGGAGAGAAGGAACGCTGGGCCAGGTCCCGGGCCTCATCCTCCTGATTTCCCACACACCTGACACCCCCTCGGtggaggcggggaatgtgtccgttcattgctacacggtactctcccgagtgctcagcacagtgctttgcacacggtaagcactcagtaaatacagttaaatgagtGAACGAGTCAGTGAAAGGGGCCGCCAGGACTTCTGACCCAGAAGGACATTCAGATCATCAGCAGCCCTGCCCGGGAAGCGGGGGACAAGCGGCAGCTTCCACAaggcccctccccgctccgccccaaAGCGTTCAAGGCCAGAAGGGGCCAATCCCCGGCACTGCGAATGGCCCTCAGGCGGGCGGCCTCCCTCACCTGCTCCTTGCACTGCACCAGGGCCCTCTGGATCTCGTTGGGGTTCAGTGCGTGGGCGTGAGGCAGGCAGCTGAGGGCCAGCTCAGCGGCGGCCCGCACCATGTTCGAGTCCCGAGCCCGCGAGGCGCGGTCGGCTAGAGAGGCGACTTCGGGGGGGGTCAGGTGGCCGTCCCAGCATTCCACCAGGATGTTCAGGGCCGCGCTGCCGATCTCCATGGCCTGGCCTGGGCGAGACCGAGTCAGACGGGAGCACCGcgccgcggggagggaggggcagggggagaggaaggccgAAGCCGGCGTGGGGGCTACGTCCCGTCGGGCGGGCCCGGGGTGCCGCGGGGCActctcgggccgggccggggggcctgcGGGCAATGGGGGAAGGTTGCTGGTTCCAGCACCGAGTCTGAGCAGAGGTCTCAGGGGACACCTCTCGGGCCAGGATGCCCCCAGGGGAGGGGATGGCGTGggcgggagggaggctggggggagataACGGGGGAGGACTGAGGAGGCAGTGATGCACCTGTGATCCAGGAGACGTGGGAGGAATAGGTGCGGGACAGCCAGTTTGGGGAGACAAAGTTGTGGAGGCCGAGGGCATAGAGGCCGATCTCGAAGGCGCAGAGGTGCAGGTTGCGGTGGGGGCCCTGGTGGCCCCCCGAAGACGAGGGGTGGGTGAAGATGGACGTGCTGCTGTTGCCTCCGGCCTTGATCAGCACCGTCTTGGCCAACTCGAAGTAGAAGTGCGCGGCGGCTTCGGAGGGCTGGTTGGGAACATGGGGGGCGTGGCTCTCAGGGCGGCGGCCCTTGTACCTGCagcagcggaggggaggggacgggaggggaaggcTTCAGGGGCGGCTCGCTGGGCTgaagggggcgggacggggcacAGCCGAGGACGGCCACggcaagagggaggatgggagccgGCGGCGGGGAGAAGGGCCTGACTCGGGAGGGAGCGGGCCAATGGGAACTAGGCAAAaggacccttcctcctcctcctctcccaccaccgaGGGCCAGGCTCCCGGACCCGGCTCCGACCACTGACCTGCCAACTTCGGCGGTCTTGGCCCGAGCTCCTCCACTGGCACTGGCGCGGCGGCTGCCGCTCGAGGAAGAGGAGCCCAGCGAATCGGAGGAGGAGCTGCTGATGCTGTCGCTgtcctggccccggccccaggaGGTCGGGGCCCAGCCGCCCCGCAGGGGCCGCCGGCTCAGAGTCGGGGAGCTGTCGGACGTGGTCTCCGGGGCGCTGCTGTCGATGCTGGCCATGCCTGTGCCCGGACCACACCCGGCATcagccccggcctcgcccccttCGGGGTCCCAGCTCTCGgaccccgccttccctcccctgcGGCCCCCTGGGGCGACCCTAGCTCCACAGGAAATCCTGGGCGCCCCCGGTCCGGCCGCCCAACGCTCACCCTCCGCCAGCCCTCCCCGCGTACCAGTGTGCTTCTTTTTGGGTCGTCCCGGGGACCCCCAGCCCCGTCCGTTGTAGCCTCCGCGGCTGCCGAGGGCCAGGCGACTCGGGACCTTCCCTTCCGGCTTCGGAACCACGGTGACCTCGGCGGGGGACACCTCGCAGGGGGAGCGCGGGGAGCTCTCTGTAGAGGCGGGGGTGCACCGGGCATCAGACCAAGGCAAGGGAGAGTTTCCCGCCCTGACCCAGAACCTCCCCCAACGCTACCCTCGGCCATCCCACGATCGAGTGAAACTCAGGCCCCCTCACCGGGTGCGTTCTTTTCGGGGAAGCCttccgccgggcccgggcccgggcccggacctGGCCCAGCTCCCGCCACGCCTCCTGCCTGGGCCCCCGCTGAGGCGCTTGGGGGCAGTGGCTGCAGGGAGCCGCCCGCCGCCGGGGCTCCGTGCTTGGATGGAGACCTCTGGCTCGATCCAGTGGTCGGGCGGCTGGATGAGTAGAAGGAGCTCAGGGTCTGGGGCTTGTGAGTCTGGCTCTCCCGGTCCAGGAGCTTATCCAGAATCTGGAGTGGTAGGAGGTCAAGGCAGGGTGGTGAGGCGCCCTGAGGCCACGACAACGAGATCCAGactgcctctcccccggccccaacctGGATCGGGAATCCCGTGCTGACCCCGGGGCCGTGGGCACCGTAGAGCCCGCtgcgcccccctcccggccccccgccagcagccaccccatccccagcccctccccgcaaGCAGACCCTGGCCAAGTACCTTTTTGAGCTTGGCCTGATCATCCTTGTAGGTGATCATCAGCGCCAACGCCaggtcccccttctcccgccgggTCCCCTCACAGAGCAGCGGGTGCTCGGCCTCGCTGACTGTCGTCTTCATGCCTGAGGGGACGTGGTACCGACCCTGCTGGGACCTCGCCCGGGGGCATCGCTCCGTGACCAGCTGATTGGGTGGGGCGGGAAAAGAACCCTTCCCCCAGGGTAGAGACGTAGGGGTCGAACGTGGACATCTTGCCCACGCAAggcgaggggtcgggggcgggaggggggtggcagggaggaagCTGCCCCACCCAGTAGCGGGGAGCTTTCTTACCCAGGGCAGCCACGGCAGcttcaaatcccagttcctcaTCCCCCGGCATCTCATTGTTCCAATTGCGGCTTGGGGGCCGCGAGCCTGTGGGGGACACAACTGCGGGGAGGTAAAGGGTCAGACCGCCTGCTCGATCTCCCCCAGAGCCGGAGCCGAGGGGGCTCGGATCTGAGGCCGGGGGCCACCACCCCACCTCCTGGCTACCCAGGGAGAGCGGCAGATTCCCAAATGATTCTGCAACAATTCAGCCCCAATTAGGTGCACGCCAATGATCCAAACTAAATGGAACAGAGCCCGGCCCTGATCTTTGTAAGTCCGGATGACTGAACACACCGGGGTCGGGCTCTCGACAGTTGGGCTTTCGCTTAACTGCATTTAGTTCAGATAGCTGACAAAACGTTCAGATAACCAGTTAATCAGTTTTCAACTGTATGCTTTGAACCATTTCCTTCCCTATTCTAGTCTGTTTTTCCACCCTCACGCTGCTTTTAACACACATTTCATCTTTCAAAGCCGGTCAAGATCAACTGCGATCAGCACGTCAATGTTAAAAAGGACCTTTTAGTGTGTCTTTTCAGTGTCCCTTATGAACAGCTTTCTCTCCTACCAAGACATCTTTCTAGGTCCTCTTTTGCCAAGAACGACGTTCgccaaagagtaataataataatagtaacaactgtggtatttactaagcgcttactatgtgccagggactgtacaaagcactgcggtggatacaaacaaatcgggttggacacagtccctggcccaggaggtgctcacagtctcactccccattttacagatgaggtaacaggcatggagaagtagagtcacagagcggacaagtggtggagctgggattaggacccaggtccttctgactctcaggcccgtgccctatccactaggccatgcaaagtTTCCTCCTCCGGAAAACCCGGGACCGATTCCCTCCAGGTGCTGAGAACTGGATCAGGAAGCGGCACCCGCCCTCCCGTTCGTCCTCTTTTAGACCAGAAAATCTCCCCTCCAGCACCTCCCAAATCTGTTTTTGACCTTGCCCTGCAGACACCCGGGGAATGACCATCCCTGTCACCGCAGATCCTGTCCAAGGGGGGAAGGTCCCCCCCTAGCTGGGGCTTATACTCTTTaccctcccccgccggcccctaCCCATTCCCTCCAAGTTCTGCCCAAAGAGGGCCCCGGCTTCACCACcactccctccccggcccggtgAGTCCATACCGGGGGTGCAAAGCACGTCGAAGATGAAGCTGGCCAGCATGAGCGGCAGAACAGGCCGGTAGTCGCAGAGCGTCCCCTCCCGCAGCTCCTCGGCCCGCCCGCGCATCGTGCTCATCTCATTCGCGCCCAGCGGGATCTTCTTCAGCAGGGCGGCCACTTCCGACTCCTGGTAGGCCAGCTTCACCTGAAAGGGTGAGCGGAAGAAGAGGTCagagctcctctgcctcccggccaAGGGACGGtaaggtcggggggccgggggagacggcCAACCTCCAGGGCCTTGGTGGACGCTGGCGGCCGCTGCAGCTCCAGGGCAAACATGCCGATGCGGAAAGCGAGGTTGTGATGTTCCGGCCGCTCTCCCAGCACGGTGAGTAAGAATGCGGCTTTGGTCAGCGTGTTGGTGGCCACCCAGGTCTGCCGGCTTGTGGACACCTTGTTCTTTTTGCCCTGAGTAGAAGGCGTGGGAAGTGGAAGGCTGGCCCCGGGCAGGCCGGAGCCCCGAGCTCCGCCCCGGCTCTGCTTttatcccctcttctctccctttagcGCTAAATCAAGGTAAGGGCTCCCCGTTCAGGAGGAAGGCAACCGCTTCTCACTTCACTGGGGAGAAGAAGGCGGGAAGGGCCCACCCTCGCTCAGATCCGGCCCCAACCCCCCTGACCgcactctccgggcctcggtgacgaCGACCCCGGCGGTGCGGGgcggtgaggtggggtggggtggaaagtCTCACCTCAGCAAGGGAAACAGGGTGGAAGTGAGCTGCAActtggctggggggggcgggcgggacgcGTGGGTAGGAAGCAGACCTCACCTTGGCGGGGGGTGGCTCCACTTTGAGGTCAGGCGGGTTGGTCAGCAGGTCCTGGGCGAGCTCCACAGTGAGGCGCGAGGCTTCGCTGCTGTAGCCGTGGGCGTGAAGGGCCTCGGCACAGGCAAACAGCACCtgagggcggggaggaagggggtgtcggagacagacggacagagacGGGGAGAGGCAGACGGTGTTCCTCAGGCCTTCCCAATCCAGGCACCGCCCCCCTCTTCCCCAACGCCCGGCCTGGGTCCCCCGGTCTCGCCGCCCCCGACCTCGCTTACCTCCATTCGACTCTCCTGCTCCAGCGGCTTGAGACCGGCAAAAAGGTCCTGCTCCTCACTGGCTCCTCCCtcggcccttccctccccttcccctccaactccCCCGTCCTGGGGGTTCAGGTAGTACACCTGGTAGTCATCGtcctcctcggccccctccccagcccggcccccggtCCCTCGGGCCTCCCCTCCCGCAGGGCTCGCCGCCTCTTCCGGTTTGAGGCCACCGCTCTCATCCGTGGAGGGGGCGTCATCTTCCCCGCCGGGGCGCTCCCCCGCTGGcctcggaggggcgggggggctcggGTCCCTCAGAGAAGTAGACGCCCCCATCCTCCTCGTAGGCgtcggaggggtcggggggcccgCCGTGGTAGGCAGGAGGCCCGCAGGGGCTATCCGGGAAGCCCCCGAAGCTGCTGGCCTCCGCCCCCAGCGCCAGGCTGCAGCCGTCGTCCAGGCTCATCTCCGCCAGATCCGGCTCCAGGGAGCTGTCCTCGCTGCTCAGCCTCCGTTTGCCCCCGGCACCGGGCCCCTTGCTCCCGCCCTGGCCCTTGCCCGCGCCCGGCAGCTTGGCCTTGCTGCCGCCCGCCCCCAGCTTGTGGGCGGCTTTGTCCGCTTCGGCGGAGAGGCGGCGCAGAGCGCGCTGCGGGGCTCCGTCCGCCGGCCCCTTGCGCTTCCCGCCCAGCTCCTTGGGCCGGACGGCCGGCTCCTGGGGCCGCTCCCCGTCGGGGGCCCGGCCGgactcggcccccggcccctcggggaTCCCCGGGCGAGGGGGACGGGGCGGCAAGGCCCGGGCCCAGCACAGGGCCAGCTTCCGGTCGCTGCCGCTGTAGGTCACTCCGGGCAGCGGATAAGCTTCCTCCCAGCTGAAGTAGCAGGCCTCCACTGCCGGCCGGAAGCCGGGGAACAGCCGCTCCAGCGCCTTCTTGTGCTGCCCCCGTTTCACGTTCTCTATCACCTTCAGCTGCCACTGCCGCAGCTGCCCACACAGATCCCGGCGCCTGACggcgggccgagggggaggaCGAAGAAGAAGACGGGACGGTAAGGTCCCTGGGAGCCACGCGGCGCCCAAAgcacccccgcccttcccctccgccgATGCCTACCCCCGGACAGAACAGGCCCGGCGCCCTCTCCTCAGGTTCCCCAGGGTAGGGCGCTCACCGCTGAGGGCTGAGTGTCGGGTCGAGGACGGCCAGCCTCCACAACATGACCATCTCGTCGCACATGCTGGCACAGGCGTGGGCAGCCACTTCCGACTGCCCGTTGCTGCGGCCCGTGTGCCCGCTGGCGCTGCTGTGCGAGGCGGACGTTCGGACGCTGTACCACCAACCGGTGATCTGGGGGCGAGACGGGGGTGAtagagacggagagggagggagagatgcattttcaggtgaggaaaagcGAGCACTCGCTCGGGTGAGCGAGCACGAGCGGAGAGTTCACGCATATATTTGTCTCCAACCAACTGACAGAGACTTGGTGATGATTCAGGCCACATACCAGACACActctttattaaaaaaattaaaatcatcaGGCGTGAcctccctaaaaatctcccctgaccctctccagtttccccctcgtcctcctccgcACTCCGAATCTCCCGATATTCCCTGGGGAATCTCTAAATTTcacacctcctctcaaaatctaaccactccacctgcacttctgaccccatccctgcaTATATCTTATTAAAGcactcaccccactccctccactcctccctgactgcaccttcaactgttcacttctcaatagcttcttccccattgcttttgaACATCTTACGTaggccctatcctaaaaaacctcctttagccccacggctccctccagttactgctccatctccctcctaccattcctctccaaaccccttaagcgagttgcctacacccactgtctccacttcctctcctcccgttctctccttgatcccctcgaatctggtttctgctcccttcgctccacagaaagagccttaaggtaaccagtgacttacagtctagaggcatttgGTGAGAGAGTGGTCACTGGTTACCCATTCTCTCACcaaatgcctctagactgtaagttctctgtggacagggaatgtcactgttttttgttgtattgtactttcccaagcacttagtacagtgctttgaacacagtaagcactccataaatacgactaaatgagtgaatgaatgaaatccggtGACCTCTACTCCAACCTATTCCTCTtagaccgctcagctgccttcaacactatggaccaccACCTTTTCCTTGACactttatcctatcttgccttcactgactctgtcctcttctggttttcctacctggcagctccttctcagtctctttcacaggctcctcctctgcctcctaccttccAAAAGCAGGGGGGAGTCCCTTAGGGTccagtctgggtccccttctattcttcaaccACACCCAaccccttggagaatttattcattcccaaggttcgactatcatctctatgcggatgattcccaaatccacatctccagccagacttccctccttctctgcagcctcgcgtttcctcctgctttcaagacaatTCTACCTGGATATCTCGCTGACAAAGCAAACTAAATAGGTCCAGAAccacttcctcttcccacccagatcctgtcttccccgtcactgtagacaacaccactatcccctccttatctcacaagcccattaaaCCTTGGGattgtcctcaattcatctcttctcgtacaacccacgtattcaagctTTCATCAAATTCTTCttgcacaacattgctaaaatctgccctttcctttccatccaaactgccatcctgttgatccaatcacttaccctatcccaccttaattactgcatctgcctctttgctgacctcccaacctcttgtctctcccaactccagtccattctatgctctgctgcccaga
This portion of the Ornithorhynchus anatinus isolate Pmale09 chromosome 3, mOrnAna1.pri.v4, whole genome shotgun sequence genome encodes:
- the ZSWIM8 gene encoding LOW QUALITY PROTEIN: zinc finger SWIM domain-containing protein 8 (The sequence of the model RefSeq protein was modified relative to this genomic sequence to represent the inferred CDS: inserted 2 bases in 1 codon); translated protein: MELMFAEWEDGERFSFEDSDRFEEDSLCSFISEAESLCQNWRGWRKQSAGPNSPTGGGGGGGGGGGRMRDGLVIPLVELSAKQVAFHIPFEVVEKVYPPVPEQLQLRIAFWSFPENEEDIRLYSCLANGSADEFQRGEQLFRMRAVKDPLQIGFHLSATVVPPQMVPPKGAYNVAVMFDRCRVTSCSCTCGAGAKWCTHVVALCLFRIHNASAVCLRAPVSESLSRLQRDQLQKFAQYLISELPQQILPTAQRLLDELLSSQSTAINTVCGAPDPTAGPSASDQSTWYLDESTLSDNIKKTLHKFCGPSPVVFSDVNSMYLSSTEPPAAAEWACLLRPLRGREPEGVWNLLSIVREMFKRRDSNAAPLLEILTDQCLTYEQITGWWYSVRTSASHSSASGHTGRSNGQSEVAAHACASMCDEMVMLWRLAVLDPTLSPQRRRDLCGQLRQWQLKVIENVKRGQHKKALERLFPGFRPAVEACYFSWEEAYPLPGVTYSGSDRKLALCWARALPPRPPRPGIPEGPGAESGRAPDGERPQEPAVRPKELGGKRKGPADGAPQRALRRLSAEADKAAHKLGAGGSKAKLPGAGKGQGGSKGPGAGGKRRLSSEDSSLEPDLAEMSLDDGCSLALGAEASSFGGFPDSPCGPPAYHGGPPDPSDAYEEDGGVYFSEGPEPPRPSXRPAGERPGGEDDAPSTDESGGLKPEEAASPAGGEARGTGGRAGEGAEEDDDYQVYYLNPQDGGVGGEGEGRAEGGASEEQDLFAGLKPLEQESRMEVLFACAEALHAHGYSSEASRLTVELAQDLLTNPPDLKVEPPPAKGKKNKVSTSRQTWVATNTLTKAAFLLTVLGERPEHHNLAFRIGMFALELQRPPASTKALEVKLAYQESEVAALLKKIPLGANEMSTMRGRAEELREGTLCDYRPVLPLMLASFIFDVLCTPVVSPTGSRPPSRNWNNEMPGDEELGFEAAVAALGMKTTVSEAEHPLLCEGTRREKGDLALALMITYKDDQAKLKKILDKLLDRESQTHKPQTLSSFYSSSRPTTGSSQRSPSKHGAPAAGGSLQPLPPSASAGAQAGGVAGAGPGPGPGPGPAEGFPEKNAPESSPRSPCEVSPAEVTVVPKPEGKVPSRLALGSRGGYNGRGWGSPGRPKKKHTGMASIDSSAPETTSDSSPTLSRRPLRGGWAPTSWGRGQDSDSISSSSSDSLGSSSSSGSRRASASGGARAKTAEVGRYKGRRPESHAPHVPNQPSEAAAHFYFELAKTVLIKAGGNSSTSIFTHPSSSGGHQGPHRNLHLCAFEIGLYALGLHNFVSPNWLSRTYSSHVSWITGQAMEIGSAALNILVECWDGHLTPPEVASLADRASRARDSNMVRAAAELALSCLPHAHALNPNEIQRALVQCKEQDNLMLEKACMAVEEAAKGGGVYPEVLFEVAHQWFWLYEQTVGGMAATREGATGCSAPGARGTGEAARGPAEGRGGPVAEPVTVAAAVTAAATVVPVISVGSSLYPGPSLGHGPSPSLHPYTTLQTHLPCSAQYLGHPLPHMPRPAVFPVPSSAYPQGVHPAFLGAQYPYSVTPPSLTATAVSFPVPSITPIAVHPYHAESGLPLPASVALGSVHAASTFPAIQGASLPPLTAQPSPLVSGGFPPPEEETHSQPVSPHSLHHLHAAYRVGMLALEMLGRRAHNDHPNNFSRSPPYTEDVKWLLGLAAKLGVNYVHQFCMGAAKGVLSPFVLQEIVMETLQRLNPAHAHTHLRTPAFHQLVQRCQQAYMQYIHHRLIHLTPADYDDFVNAIRSARSAFCLTPMGMMQFNDILQNLKRSKQTKELWQRVSLEMTTFSP